From the Mycobacterium sp. DL592 genome, the window CTGCGGCTGGTGCTCGGCCTGACCATGGCCGCCCACGGCTACAACAAGTTCTTCGGCGGCGGCCGCATCAAGGGCACGGCCGGCTGGTTCGAGAGCATCGGCATGAAGCCGGGCACGTTCCATGCCCGGGTGGCTGCGACCACCGAGGTGTCGGCCGGTCTGGGCCTGGCGGTCGGACTGCTCACGCCCGTCACCGCCGCCGGTTTCGTGGCGCTCATGCTCGTCGCGGCGTGGACGGTGCACCGGCACAACGGCTTCTTCATCGTCAAGGAGGGCTGGGAGTACAACCTGGTGCTGGCGGCGGCAGCGGTCGCGCTGGCCGCCACCGGGGCAGGCAAGCTCAGCCTGGACTACGCACTGTTCAAGGGGACCAGCCTGTACGACCTGTTGCACGGGTGGCCGGGGCTGGCCATCGCGGTGGGGCTGGGACTGGTCGGCGGCATCGGCCAGCTGGCGATCTTCTACCGCCCGCCCGCCAAGGCCTGACCGAGAGTCCCGCCGCGCGGGAAAGTGCACCCGTGGCACTAGAACACGTTCTAGTCTTGCCCGCATGGGGTTTCTGAAGCAAGAAGTACCCGTCATCGACTTCGAGACGTGGAGCAAGGGCACGCGGGCCGAGAAGATCAAGCCGATGGCCCGGCACTGGGCCGAGGTCGGGTTCGGCACGCCGGTCATCCTGCATCTGTTCTACGTCGTCAAGATCCTGCTCTATATCTTCGTCGGCGCGCTGTTCGCGTTGGCCACCAAGGGAATTGACGGATGGGGCAATATCGGCCAGTGGTGGTCGGAGCCGATCGTGTTCGAGAAAGCCGTGCTCTACACGATGCTGTTCGAGGTCGTCGGCCTCGGCTGCGGCTTCGGGCCGTTGAACAACCGCTTCTTCCCCCCGATGGGATCGATCATCTACTGGTTGCGGCCGAACACCATTCGGCTGCCACCGTGGCCGAACCGGGTGCCGCTGACGACGGGTGATCGTCGCGGACCGGTCGACATCGCGCTCTACGGGGCGCTGATCGTCATGCTGCTGGTCGCCCTGTTCTCC encodes:
- a CDS encoding DoxX family protein, translated to MTAYDVGLLLLRLVLGLTMAAHGYNKFFGGGRIKGTAGWFESIGMKPGTFHARVAATTEVSAGLGLAVGLLTPVTAAGFVALMLVAAWTVHRHNGFFIVKEGWEYNLVLAAAAVALAATGAGKLSLDYALFKGTSLYDLLHGWPGLAIAVGLGLVGGIGQLAIFYRPPAKA